CCTACAGCGTGAATGACATTTAAAAGACTGCCTATGAACAGGAGCGATATTCCAGCTATAATAGGACCGACTCTTCCGTAGGTAGTTTTTCCTTCGCGTACACTTTGGCGCGCTTTAAGGATAATGGAAGAAATGAGAATGGATGTGAATATGTACATAGGTATCGCCATCTTACCTAATACATAGTAATATTCAATGGAATTATACTGTTTCCCGTTTTCCGTTATGGTTGTTGTAATCACACTGGCGTCTATGACCACAAGGCCCATCAGGTTCAATACGACTGCTGTAACCGTCAGGACGCCCCACAAAATCATCCGGAGAGGGTTGAGCGAGTTTGTAAAGACAGATATGAAGTAATACAGCAGATACGGGACAGCAATCATCCCCATCACCATGACCCTGTCCCAAAAAAGCACCCCTGGATAGAGCTCTAACGCCATAAACAATGAAGACGCGGTCCATAGTATCAAAGCCGCCAAAAACAGCATGAATATCCGTATAAATTTATCCTTCTTGGACAGCGATAAAAACAGCATTAATATACAGTAGCTGCTTAAAGATACTATCGGCACCGCCCAAAAGAATAATTCTGAAAACGGCATTAAAACACACCTTTTCCATTTCCGCCATTTGCGATTTTTAGAACTTCTATAACATCAAAATGGGAAGGATTCATTTTTCTCAAGCTCCTGCCAAACGTGTCTGAAAATTGGCCCATGGTCCCGGCAGGCATTATGGATATCACCAGGGGCTCGATTCCCAGCAGTTTTTTCAAATCATTATAATCGGTATCAACATAGCGGAAGTATATTGAAAGATGCTCCTTGATAATTTCTTTGGTCACAGCGCCGCGCAGTCCTTCAGAGCCAACTTCAACATAAAGGTGCAAAAAAGCTCTGTTGCACTCATCAAATTCCTTAACCGCAAACCACTCTGTTATATCAAGTTTTGAAAGGGTTAAAGCCTCGCTGATAGTGCCTTCTGAAATACGGGTAAAGCCGGCCAGATCTATGATTCTCGGGTCGCGGTCAACATAAGCGAAGTGAGGCAGGCCAATGCCGTCATCTTCTTTACTCAGCGACAGGCACTTGAAAATATCACCCATCCTGTAACGGGCAAAGGCGCCCCCTTTAAAACTTGAAATCACCAGCTCATATTCATTACCCGCCACCAGTTCATCCAGTAGATATGTGTTGGGGACATAAGAAGGATCATCAATATTCTTTTCCAGCTCTGATTTTGGTATAAACTCATAAAAACAAACGTCGGGGAAAAATACCAGGCCATCCTTGCTCCATGTTTCCGTGGCAATACAGGTGGGCTCCGTCCCGCCAAATATTTCCAGGGGCTTAACGCCCCAATAATTCTCCAGTTTCTTTTTTAAGCTCGCGGTATCAGTGCCGGCGCAGATCAGCCCTTTAAGAGTCCAGATATCCTTTGGCATGATTGGAACTTTATTTTGTTTGCTGTTAATCCAGGCTTTTAATAAGCGGTAGCTCATTTTAGGAGAAACCTTGAAAATACTAAATTTTTCACCGGATCCTCCCAATGTAAAGGTGTCGCTAATTTTCGCGATTACACTGCTGAGACCGAAAAACAGGTCAACGCCTTTCTGAAATCCCATTTTGAAACCGACCTTATTTCTCTGCCCAAAGCTCATGGCCACCGCTTCTTTAATCGGCGGCATGAAGTTTACCCACAATTCACTTAAAATAAGATGGGGCACCAATCCTGTAAGGTAAGGCAGCGGGGCCATGCCGTTAAGAAAATTTTCTCCTCCCCTTAACGTGAAATGGCCCTTTTTATTACTTGTGGCAAGAATCATACATGCTATCGTGTTGACCTTATGGCTTTTAAGCATACTCTCGGTATAAGGAGCCACTTTTACCGGTTTTTTAGCGCCTTCCCACGTGGTTTCTATCCACAGCAGGGGCTTTGCGGGCAGGGCGGAATCCAACCTGGGCAGTAAAATATCAGCATAATCTTCATAACTGGTAAGGGGAACCACCTTCCTGAACTCATCCACACCGGTTGGTTTCTTGCCTTTCATAATGCGCCGGCCAAGTTCACAATCCCCATACATTTGAAGCTGCTCCATCATAAGACGGTTTTGAATTCCCATAAATTCAGGCAATGAAAGGTCTAAAAATCCGCAGTATTGCTGCCAGATTTGATCATATTGTTTTTTGCGAAGTTTTTGCTCTAAATTCATCGCGGATCCCCCTGATTCAAGGTGATGCAATTTTTAATACTGGCAGGGTTGGGTATTAGAAAGGGAACCTTGCTTTTATACTGATCATATCCATTGAACGCTGCGGGGAAAAACCAGCGGTCCTCAACATAAACCAAAATTATATCCATGATCGTCCAGATTAATCCGGCCCACATCATCATCGTCCTGCCTGATGCAAGCCAGAGAAAAAGATAA
The Dehalobacter sp. DNA segment above includes these coding regions:
- a CDS encoding GH3 auxin-responsive promoter family protein, which produces MNLEQKLRKKQYDQIWQQYCGFLDLSLPEFMGIQNRLMMEQLQMYGDCELGRRIMKGKKPTGVDEFRKVVPLTSYEDYADILLPRLDSALPAKPLLWIETTWEGAKKPVKVAPYTESMLKSHKVNTIACMILATSNKKGHFTLRGGENFLNGMAPLPYLTGLVPHLILSELWVNFMPPIKEAVAMSFGQRNKVGFKMGFQKGVDLFFGLSSVIAKISDTFTLGGSGEKFSIFKVSPKMSYRLLKAWINSKQNKVPIMPKDIWTLKGLICAGTDTASLKKKLENYWGVKPLEIFGGTEPTCIATETWSKDGLVFFPDVCFYEFIPKSELEKNIDDPSYVPNTYLLDELVAGNEYELVISSFKGGAFARYRMGDIFKCLSLSKEDDGIGLPHFAYVDRDPRIIDLAGFTRISEGTISEALTLSKLDITEWFAVKEFDECNRAFLHLYVEVGSEGLRGAVTKEIIKEHLSIYFRYVDTDYNDLKKLLGIEPLVISIMPAGTMGQFSDTFGRSLRKMNPSHFDVIEVLKIANGGNGKGVF